The nucleotide window CACCTACGCCCTCACCGCGTCACCTACGCCCTCACCGCGTCACCTACGCCCTCACCGCGTCACCTACGCCCTCACCACTGACCACGTCACCTACGCCAACACTGACCACGTCACCTACGCCaacaccctcaccacgtcacctacgccaacaccctcaccacgtcacctaaaccctcaccacgtcacctacaccctcaccacgtcacctacaccctcaccacgtcacctacacCCTCACCACTGACCACGTCACCTACGCCAACAATGACCACGTCACCtacaccctcaccacgtcaccaACACTCTCACCACGTCAACAATACTCTCACCACGTCACCTATGCCaacaccctcaccacgtcacctacgccaacagcctcaccacgtcacctacaccctcaccacgtcacctacaccctcaccacgtcacctacacCATCACCACGTCACCAACACCACCACGTCACCtacaccctcaccacgtcacctacaccctcaccacgtcaccaacaccctcaccacgtcacctacaccctcaccactgaccacgtcacctacgccaacactgaccacgtcacctacgccaacaccctcaccacgtcacctacaccctcaccacgtcacctacaccctcaccacgtcacctacgccaacaccctcaccacgtcacctacgcCAACACCCTCACCGCGTCACCTACGCCAACACCCTCACCGCGTCACCTACGCCAACACCCTCACCGCGTCACCTACGCCCTCACCGCGTCACCTACGCCCTCACCGCGTCACCTACGCCCTCACCACTGACCACGTCACCTACACCCTCACCACTGACCACGTCACCTACGCCAACACTGACCACGTCACCTACGCCaacaccctcaccacgtcacctacaccctcaccacgtcacctacaccctcaccacgtcacctacaccctcaccactgaccacgtcacctacgccaacactgaccacgtcacctacgcccacaccctcaccacgtcacctacgcCCACgccctcaccacgtcacctacgccctcaccacgtcacctacgccctcaccacgtcaccaacgccctcaccacgtcaccaacgccctcaccacgtcacctacaccctcaccacgtcacctacaccctcaccacgtcaccacgtcacctacgccaacaccctcaccacgtcacctacgccaacaccctcaccacgtcacctacgccaacaccctcaccacgtcacctacgccaacaccctcaccacgtcacctacaccctcaccacgtcacctacaccctcaccacgtcacctacacCATCACCACGTCACCaacaccctcaccacgtcaccaacaccctcaccacgtcacctacgccaacactgaccacgtcacctacgccaacactgaccacgtcacctacgccctcaccacgtcacctacgccctcaccacgtcacctacgccctcaccacgtcacctacgccaacaccctcaccacgtcacctacgccaacaccctcaccacgtcaccaacaccctcaccacgtcacctacaccctcaccacgtcaccaacaccctcaccacgtcacctacaccctcaccacgtcaccaacaccctcaccacgtcaccaacaccctcaccacgtcaccaacaccctcaccacgtcaccaacaccctcaccacgtcaccaACACCCTCACCACGTCGCCTACACTACACCTCCATCACACGCGGTTAGAATGGGTCAGGAGTTATTTGTGTAAAGTtattataagtgtgtgtgtgtgtgtgtttagtcacCTGGTGTCCTCAGCACACAGAGACTTACCTGTGAAAGGAAGCCCTACAGATGTGGCTCAGGTAGGtacagacacaacacacacacacactatgttcCTCTGTTCATTTGCTCGTACACTTCATTTTATcgaatcctctctctctctgtggccCCGCCCCTTCTCTGATGGACAGGCCAGGCTCCGCCTCTTCGCCGGCTCATGCTCCGTCCTGGCCAATGGGATGAAGATCCTGGGTCTGACCCCGGTGgagaaaatgtgaatgtgtgtgtgtagtgaaacTCACCCCTCCCCCACTGTGCAAATaaagatcacacacacagagctgcgGATAAGTGCGTCTGTTTTATTCCCCCACACCGCGAGGGTGTTGAACACATCTCAGAGTTATACACCGTCAGCACACAGGTACCTGTAGCACAAATCGCCCTTATATGGTCATTTCTCTTAAAACCACACCTGAAAGCAGAAAGCCCCGCCCATCTCTACTATacatcccacaatgcactgcagcACCTGCGTGTCCAGTACTGTAGGGGGAACGGGGGAACATGGGATAAAATTAAGAAAGTGACAGAATCAGAGACACACATTGATTAAACCCgattacagaaataataaaaacattttccacAGGTCCTGGTTTTGTCCACCTCTAGTGTGGCCACGCCCCtttgttgtttagtttttttttttccctcttttgctCCGCCTCCATCAAGAACTGGAGACGTGCCAGGAGTAATGAGAGTTTCAAAAAGACAGACGTCGTCTTCATGTCATGCCTTGTTATCCTCGCTAGCTTTGATTAGCGTGCTGGTGTCCTGTTTGGGTAAACCGTACAGGTAGATGGAGACGCAGACGAGCAGCGCGCCGGTGGAGAACGTCAtggctggggaaaaaaacacacacacattataaacgtCTTAACACGGAACACTTCATAATGCACCGTTTCACTGGCTAGTAACGGTCATGCACCctgccagccaatcagaaggAGGGGGCGGGACACTCACTGATCTGCAGGCCGAACAGCGTGACGGAGGCGACGGTGGAGAGGACGATGGCCGCCGCCGCAGAGAAGCCCTTCATTATGTTATCTGTGTACTTCACCACCACAGACGTGTAGAGACCGCCCACGCTGGctaaaactgcacacacacacacacacacgcacacacacacgtcagaaTGACCTGAATACCGTGACTGTCTCTCAGACAAAATAAATTCTCTGACTGTATGGTTCAACCATCTGTGACCTTAAAAGAgattattaataagaaataaaatatagctaTAGAGGATTagaacaaagtataaaatattaaaaaaactttacaaatataGAACATTTTGAAAACTTTAATAGaacttaaatagaaatgtccataagtgtgcaaaaatgaaataaaaatggaaagtgAACTTAACGTTctagtgcgagtgtgtgtgtgtgtgtgtgtgtgtgtgagactcacAGACGACTAAGCAGACCCACGGCGTGTAGCCGAAGAAGAATCCTTTCTCCATCACCTGCGCTCCGTCTGTCATAAACACACCCAGCAGTGTGATGGTGATCCCCGACAGGTACATCTGAATGTTCCTCACCCACAGAGACGTCTCTGAGCTCTTCAACACCTTCTCAAAGTacacacctgacacacacacacataagtcCAGGAGGCTACGGGCTCTAAACTCTAACACAGTGTTATTATAAACATCACAGAGGAAATGAAAGTCAAACCTGCGAATCCAGAACAGAGCACGGCGATGGCGAGGGCCACGAAGCCCACCACAGGGTTCTGCTCCACCTGAGGAggattacatcacacacacacagggtcacaTGACCATACAGGCTTCAGGAAAAGCCCTTCGTCAtcatggcgtgtgtgtgtgagtgtgtgttctcaCCTGGACCTTGGTGAGCTCAGCGGGTTTCCACTGGACCAGCGTGACCCCCAGACACAGCATGAAGACGGAGAACCACTGCATGCGGCTGAGAGAACGGTTCAACATCAGCACGGTGCAGAGAGCCGTACACGGGATCTTCAGCTGATACGTCACCTGGGAGTTTAGAGGACAGCGTTCACACGCAACGTTCACACGCAACGTTCACACGCAGCGCTCACATGATGGATtgcaaacattaaataaaacattaaactgtTCAGCTTTATACActgaatagtgtgtgtgtgtgtgtgtgtgtgtgtgaaagatgaGATAAAGTGACCAAGTGTCTATCTGACAGCCAGACAAAAACACAGGCAGAGCAACACaaaagacagacacagacagacagataaacagacgGGTGagtgtacagacagacagagacagacgggtgtgtgtacagacagacagacagacgggtgtgtgtacagacagacagacagacgtgtgtgtgtacagacagacagacagatgggtgtgtgtacagacagacagacaggtgtgtgtacagacagacagacaggtgtgtgtacagacagacaggtgtgtgtacagacagacagacagatagacggGTGTgtctacagacagacagacagacgtgtgtgtacggacagacagacagacgtgtgtgtacggacagacagacagacgtgtgtgtacggacagacagacaggtgtgtgtacagacagacagacagacagacgggtgtgtctacagacagacagacagacagacgtgtgtgtacggacagacagacagacgggtgtgtgtacagacagacagacagatagacggGTGTGtcgacaggcagacagacagacgggtgtgtgtacagacaggcagacagacagatagacgggtgtgtgtacagacagacagacagacgggtgtGTGTAAAGACGGACAGATGGGTgtgtgtacagacagacagacagacagatagacggGTGagtgtacagacagacagagacagacgggtgtgtgtacagacagacagacagacgggtgtgtgtacagacagacaggtgtgtgtacagacagacaggtgggtgtgtgtacagacagacaggtgggtgtgtgtacagacagacagacagacagacaggtgggtgtgtgtacagacagacagacgggtgggtgtgtgtacagacagacagacgggtgggtgtgtgtacagacagacagacgggtgggtgtgtgtacagacagacagacaggtgggtgtgtgtacagacagacagacaggtgggtGTGTGTACAGACAGCCAGACAGATAGACGGGTGTgtctacagacagacagacagacgtgtgtgtacggacagacagacagacgggtgtgtgtacagacaggcagacagacgggtgtgtgtacagacagacagacaggtgtgtctacagacagacagacagatagacggGTGTGttgacaggcagacagacagacgggtgtgtgtacagacaggcagacaggcagacagacagatagacgggtgtgtgtacagacaggcagacagacagacagacgggtgtgtatacagacaggcagacagacgggTGTGtatacagacaggcagacagagacagacgggtgtgtatacagacaggcagacagagacagacgggtgtgtgtacagacaggcagacagacagacgggtgtgtgtaaagacagacagacggacagacgggtgtgtgtacagacagacagacacacagatgggtgtgtgtacagacagacagacaggtgtgtgtacaGGCAGGCAGACGGGTGTgtctacagacagacagacagatagatgggTGTGTctacaggcagacagacagacgggtgtgtcgacaggcagacaggcagacagacagacgggtgtgtgcagacaggcagacagatgtgtgtgcagacaggcagacagacgggAGTGTgtgcagacaggcagacagacgggTGTgtgcagacaggcagacagagacagacgggtgtgtatacagacaggcagacagacagacgggtgtGTGTAAAGACAGACGAACAGACATATGGGTgtgtgtacagacagacagacagacaggtgtgtgtacaGGCAGGCAGACGGGTGTgtctacagacagacagacagatagatgggTGTGTctacaggcagacagacagacagacggtgtgtgtacagacaggcagacagatgggtgtgtgtacagacagacagacagacagacgggtgtgtgtacagacagacagacgggtgtgtgtacagacagacagacgggtgtgtgtacagacagacagacgggtgtgtctacagacagacagacgggtgtgtctacagacagacagacagacagatgggtgtgtctacaggcagacagacagacagatgggtgtgtctacaggcagacagacagacagatgggtgtgtacacacagacagacagacgggtgtgtgtacagacagacagaaagatagacGGGTGTGTCTACAGGCAGAccggcagacagacagacgggtgtgtctacagacagacagacagacagatagacggGTGTGTctacaggcagacagacagacagacgggtgtgtacacagacagacagacagacgggtgtGTACACACAGAAAGATAGACGGGTGTgtctacagacagacagaaagatagacGGGTGTGTCTACAGGCagaccgacagacagacagacgggtgtgtgtacagacaggcagacagacagacgggtgtgtgtacagacaggcagacagacagacgggtgtgtgtacagacaggcagacagacagacgggtgtgtgtacagacaagcagacagacagacgggtgtgtgtacagacaggcagacagacagacgggtgtgtgtacagacaagcagacagacagacgggtgtgtgtacagacaggcagacagacagacgggtgtgtgtacagacaagcagacagacagacgtgtgtgtgtgtgtacctgataGACGGCAGCGTCCAGGTTGCTGAGAGCGATGAAGGCCATGTTGTTCTGCACAGCGTAAACTACAGACGGCACGCTGAGCTTCAGCAGCTCTACAGGAGTGAACACCTGCTCCAGGACCACGCCCTTACACCTGCCCAGCCCACCTgtctcactgacacacacacacacacacacacacacacacaaactcagttTACTAGTACATTATCAAGATGGGTAATACacaatcactgtgtgtgtgtgtgtgtttgtgtgtgtgtgtgtgtaccgggCGAGCATTCCCAGGCTGAGGAACAGTTTGATGATCTCTGCGAGACAGACGGCGGTGGTGGAGAAGTAGAGCTCAGACTGCACGGTGCGAGTGTAGCGCAGAGCCACGGTGTACGTCGCCGCCACCAGTGTCATCACCGTCAGGCAGTACAGCTTAAACACCACGCTCACActctctgaaacacacacacacacagtacaattTAAACACCATGCTCACATTTTCTGGAACACACAGTACAGTGGGGGCCAAAACTTTTGAGGTTGACAGAAGTGTTAATTTCCCAGagttctgctgcttcagtgtgtgtgtagatgtttgTGTGAGATGTTCCTCTGGTccactgaagtataattacacacatttcACACGTGTTCCAGGCGTCTATTGGCGATGACATTAAGTTAAAGTAAACACTCAGGATTTACACTGTTGATCTTCAGGACCATTACACTTCACcctgacatgctgtcaatcatctTCTGTTCCACACCGTGACTGATGGCGCCGCCCATTCCTACATCATCAGTGTTtggagtttgtgtttgtgctcCTGTCTTTTGAGGGtcgaccacaagttctcagtgGGCTTAAGGTCTGTGGAGTTACCTGGACATGGACACGAAATCTCCATGTTTGGTTCCCAGAGACACTTATTATGGtgaggagctccatcatgctggaacgGACATTGTTCATCACCACACATGACTGGTCTCAGGTGGCTTTACCATGGGcgtgacacaggactgatggtagacGCCCCAGACAGTGTGAGAGGGGCATCGATCAGAGAGAATGACTTCACCCCCGTCCTCAGCAGTCAGTCCGCTCCCTGGACCTTTTACAGAGGACcagtctgtccctgatgtttgtCCTGGAGAGACCTGGCTTCTTCTTCACTGTCCTTCTTAAAATGTATGAAGGTGAATCACTACCTCCAGTCCTGACCGAGTGTCTCAGAGAACAAAACATGGAAATGTTGGATTCATGGACAGGAAACTCCTCAGACCTCCAAACACTGAACGCGCCGCGAGTTACAGAAGATCAAAGTCTTCACTTTAACTTAACGTCACCGCCAGTAGACGTCTGGAACACGTGTGACGTGTGTGTGATTATACTTCAGTGAACCAGAGGaacatctgacacacacacacacacacacagtgaagcaGCAGAACTCTGGGAAATCAACACTTCTGTCATGCTCAAAAGTTTTGGCCCCCACTGTACACTCagaaccaaaacacacacacacacagcttaaacatgacacacacacacacacagcttaaacatcacacacacatagtacagcttaaacatcacacacacacacacacacacacagagagcgcATCAGTTCACACGAGTGTGTTACTCACCGTTGGCcatggttgtgtgtgtttgtgtgtgtgtgtgtgtgtgtgtgtgtgtgtgttatgaagcTCTATGTAGTGTTACTGTCTCCGCAGTGCTCATGTCTCCGCtcagagatacacacacacacacacacacacactgagcccGGACATTACACCGCACTTCCGGGATCATCCGGGAACTTTTCAAAATAAgagtcatctcacacacacacacacacacacacacagtctctctcacacacacacacacacacacacacactctctctcacacacacacacacacacagtctctctcacacacacacacacacacacactctctctcacacacacacacacacactctctctctctcacacacacacacacgcactctctctcacacacacacacacacacactctctctctcacacacacacacacacacactctctctcacacacacacacacacacacactctctctcacacacac belongs to Clarias gariepinus isolate MV-2021 ecotype Netherlands chromosome 2, CGAR_prim_01v2, whole genome shotgun sequence and includes:
- the slc35a1 gene encoding CMP-sialic acid transporter codes for the protein MANESVSVVFKLYCLTVMTLVAATYTVALRYTRTVQSELYFSTTAVCLAEIIKLFLSLGMLARETGGLGRCKGVVLEQVFTPVELLKLSVPSVVYAVQNNMAFIALSNLDAAVYQVTYQLKIPCTALCTVLMLNRSLSRMQWFSVFMLCLGVTLVQWKPAELTKVQVEQNPVVGFVALAIAVLCSGFAGVYFEKVLKSSETSLWVRNIQMYLSGITITLLGVFMTDGAQVMEKGFFFGYTPWVCLVVFLASVGGLYTSVVVKYTDNIMKGFSAAAAIVLSTVASVTLFGLQITMTFSTGALLVCVSIYLYGLPKQDTSTLIKASEDNKA